From Saprospiraceae bacterium, one genomic window encodes:
- a CDS encoding RsmD family RNA methyltransferase: MRISSGFLKGRTFYPPADNWPTRPTTDIARTGLFNILTNELNFEIIKVLDLFGGTGAHSYEFISRGCHSVTYVDKFVPAVKFAKQKAKEFDIEDKIEIIHRDYLMYIQKCTQSYDYIFAGPPYGLKELNLIPDQILNSTILNKDGLFVMEHNPDHFFEDHSNFIKKRNYGQTIFSFFKHGLKEETLND, from the coding sequence ATGAGAATTTCTTCGGGATTTCTGAAGGGAAGAACCTTTTACCCACCTGCTGACAACTGGCCCACCAGACCTACCACAGACATAGCTCGTACCGGTCTTTTTAATATTCTGACCAATGAATTGAACTTTGAAATCATCAAAGTTTTGGACTTATTCGGTGGCACCGGCGCTCATTCCTACGAATTTATTTCAAGGGGATGTCATTCTGTAACCTACGTTGATAAATTTGTACCAGCGGTCAAATTCGCAAAACAAAAGGCCAAAGAATTCGACATCGAGGATAAGATAGAAATAATCCATAGAGACTATTTAATGTATATCCAAAAATGTACTCAATCTTATGATTATATTTTCGCCGGTCCTCCCTATGGCTTAAAAGAATTAAATCTGATACCGGATCAAATTTTAAACAGCACGATTTTAAATAAGGACGGATTGTTTGTGATGGAGCACAATCCGGACCATTTTTTTGAGGATCACTCAAATTTTATCAAAAAGAGAAATTATGGTCAAACCATATTCTCTTTTTTTAAGCATGGGTTAAAAGAAGAGACTCTAAATGATTAG
- a CDS encoding Smr/MutS family protein, whose amino-acid sequence MNSKRVTLLPKSLKEDLGFDKLIQICSQYAVGEEAKNQITKIEISFDTDHINHQLKTTEQLYEIISQQSIFIQPYSQVESELKYLKIENYCLSVEEIVAIRIVLENLLQIRNIVAQKEWSHLDFISRKIVQVPDVVFLVKTIAKIIQNDGTIHDKASDDLFLIRKKIQDRKSDVYRVFKKVLNQLKMAEVLAEGEESIRNGRFVLRVLAEHKRKIDGIVHGESEKGKTIFIEPKELVELNNEILELESEEKKEIYKILTALCQQIRPHTDSIQESYHQLVEWDIFLARAKLTQLLDAKVPGPSENDSIQLVRARHPLLYLKLKDQEKTLVASDIAFDEAHRIIVVSGPNAGGKTILLKTAGLLQCMYQAGLPVTVDKGSRLKVFKKIFADIGDHQSLDDDLSTYSAKLKNMRDFDRLADKDTFILIDELGSGTEPVIGGAIGEAFLDSVNQKKVTGIVNTHFSNLKTFAHREKGLQNAAMIFDDKKLLPTYRLQIGRPGGSFALEIAQKIKLPEHIVHSAKKKAGNQTVQFENLLTKLDQENQNLQKQIEEFKFKKAELDKLIKSYHELQKQNEFKKLKLKLDQKQMELQLSMNKQKEIDKYSKELRKEKDLERLLSKAEAEKNKVEKNTEDILRLSTEILNAQNGGSNHDLKPGDSVKLILTGMLGKISKIEKGKITVDTENMTFKLKRNEIVKVKPIIHVKPERSIKSDVESSGKAFHPVLDLRGMRLLEAEQLLEQFIDKALISNVNKVHIIHGKGSGALKKTVLKTLRHQNYIKQISHPEEDPGGETISIVEFQ is encoded by the coding sequence ATGAATTCAAAAAGAGTAACACTTCTCCCGAAAAGCTTAAAAGAAGATTTGGGTTTTGACAAACTCATTCAAATCTGTAGTCAATATGCTGTGGGTGAGGAAGCCAAAAATCAAATTACAAAAATAGAAATCAGCTTTGACACCGATCATATAAACCATCAGCTAAAGACCACTGAACAGCTGTATGAGATCATTTCTCAGCAGTCGATTTTCATTCAGCCTTACAGCCAGGTTGAAAGCGAACTAAAATATCTTAAAATTGAAAATTACTGTCTCTCTGTGGAAGAGATTGTTGCCATTCGCATTGTATTGGAAAATTTATTGCAAATCCGAAACATCGTTGCGCAAAAAGAATGGAGTCATTTGGATTTCATATCCCGGAAAATCGTTCAGGTACCGGATGTGGTATTTTTGGTAAAAACCATCGCTAAGATCATACAAAATGATGGAACCATTCATGATAAGGCTTCAGATGATCTATTTCTCATCCGCAAGAAAATACAAGATCGGAAATCTGATGTCTATCGGGTATTCAAAAAAGTCCTGAATCAATTAAAAATGGCAGAAGTTTTGGCAGAGGGTGAAGAGAGTATCCGCAATGGAAGGTTTGTCTTGCGGGTACTGGCAGAACACAAAAGAAAGATAGATGGAATCGTGCACGGTGAATCAGAGAAAGGGAAAACGATATTTATCGAACCAAAGGAATTGGTAGAATTGAACAATGAAATTCTGGAATTGGAATCAGAAGAAAAAAAAGAAATCTATAAAATACTAACTGCGCTTTGTCAACAAATCAGACCTCATACAGACAGCATACAAGAAAGTTATCATCAATTGGTCGAATGGGATATTTTCCTCGCCAGGGCAAAACTTACCCAATTGCTGGATGCCAAAGTACCCGGACCATCCGAAAATGATTCCATCCAGTTGGTGAGAGCGCGTCATCCATTGTTGTATCTCAAACTGAAGGACCAGGAAAAAACTTTGGTGGCTTCAGACATTGCCTTTGATGAAGCACATAGAATCATTGTGGTTTCTGGACCCAATGCCGGGGGAAAAACCATTTTGTTAAAAACAGCCGGATTGCTTCAATGCATGTACCAGGCCGGTTTACCCGTAACGGTGGATAAGGGTTCGAGGTTGAAGGTATTTAAAAAGATTTTTGCCGACATTGGAGATCATCAGTCTCTTGATGATGATTTGAGTACATACAGCGCCAAACTGAAGAATATGAGGGATTTTGATCGGCTGGCTGACAAGGATACTTTTATCCTTATCGATGAATTGGGTTCCGGCACCGAACCCGTCATCGGTGGAGCCATTGGAGAAGCTTTTCTCGATTCGGTCAATCAAAAAAAAGTAACTGGAATTGTCAATACCCATTTTTCAAATCTGAAAACATTTGCGCATCGAGAAAAAGGACTGCAAAATGCAGCAATGATTTTTGATGATAAAAAGCTATTACCCACCTACCGTTTACAAATTGGCAGACCCGGTGGATCCTTCGCATTAGAAATCGCTCAAAAAATAAAATTACCGGAACACATCGTTCATTCTGCAAAGAAAAAGGCTGGAAATCAAACGGTCCAATTTGAAAACCTCTTAACCAAGCTGGATCAGGAAAATCAAAATCTACAAAAGCAAATTGAAGAATTTAAATTCAAAAAAGCAGAATTGGACAAGCTTATCAAAAGCTATCATGAGCTGCAGAAACAAAATGAATTTAAAAAATTGAAGCTGAAGCTTGACCAAAAACAAATGGAACTTCAGCTGAGCATGAATAAGCAAAAAGAAATTGACAAATATTCAAAAGAGCTTCGAAAGGAAAAAGACCTTGAAAGATTATTGTCAAAAGCTGAAGCGGAAAAAAACAAAGTCGAGAAAAATACGGAAGATATACTCAGGCTGAGCACCGAGATCCTAAATGCACAGAATGGTGGTTCCAATCATGATCTGAAACCAGGCGATTCCGTAAAACTAATCCTAACGGGTATGTTGGGAAAAATAAGCAAGATCGAAAAAGGCAAAATCACGGTGGACACAGAAAATATGACATTCAAGTTAAAGAGAAACGAAATTGTCAAAGTCAAACCGATTATTCATGTAAAACCGGAACGGAGTATAAAATCCGATGTCGAATCTTCGGGTAAAGCATTTCATCCGGTCCTGGATCTGAGAGGAATGAGATTGTTGGAGGCAGAACAACTTTTGGAACAATTTATCGACAAAGCGTTGATATCCAATGTCAACAAGGTACATATCATTCATGGAAAAGGAAGTGGGGCCTTGAAAAAAACCGTCCTTAAAACACTAAGGCATCAGAATTATATCAAGCAGATTTCCCATCCTGAAGAGGACCCGGGAGGAGAAACCATTTCTATTGTTGAATTTCAATAA
- a CDS encoding DUF3822 family protein, whose protein sequence is MLTFVDSHHYIQINSEGELESVDEAKITDHSSRMISITEKFYIRPISSNEGTNQTLIPLYPNEQLRRHPISNLNYEVEFTTDRSYSQNKIQHIAEFAQQIAKAEACREASCTFVLIIQNKAVVISKRLEEYLYFACLHFTNPTELIYHLQSIYLSKNLDRETDRLIFKGEIREESQIIHLAKIYFRNISVQGNFSDFLSFGWPIN, encoded by the coding sequence GTGTTAACATTTGTAGATAGCCATCATTACATTCAAATCAATTCTGAAGGTGAATTGGAATCTGTGGATGAAGCGAAGATAACAGACCACTCTTCGAGGATGATTTCCATCACAGAAAAATTTTATATCCGACCTATCTCCTCCAATGAAGGAACTAATCAAACTTTAATTCCGCTTTATCCAAATGAACAATTGCGGAGACATCCAATTTCCAATTTGAATTACGAGGTTGAATTTACCACTGATAGATCATATTCTCAAAATAAGATACAACACATCGCCGAGTTTGCACAACAAATTGCAAAGGCAGAAGCATGCCGAGAAGCAAGCTGCACTTTTGTACTGATTATTCAGAACAAGGCCGTTGTTATTTCGAAAAGACTGGAGGAATATTTGTATTTTGCTTGTTTGCACTTTACCAATCCGACAGAACTTATTTATCATCTGCAATCCATCTATCTTTCAAAAAACCTGGACAGAGAAACCGATCGACTCATATTCAAAGGCGAGATCAGAGAAGAATCTCAAATCATCCATTTGGCTAAAATTTATTTCAGAAACATAAGCGTACAGGGAAATTTTTCTGATTTTTTGAGTTTTGGATGGCCAATCAATTGA
- the folP gene encoding dihydropteroate synthase yields MNHTQQSIFSCRGNLFTINYPAVMGIINLTDDSFHSESRVQKRDDILRLAEKHLQDGAQILDLGASSSRPGSLPVEEALETDKIQNAVLTILKEWPEAIISVDSWRSSVCSEALLAGAKMVNDISAGNLDPEILVVVGKYRCPYIMMHMKESPSTMNQSHNLEYQNLTSEIIRYFSLKIKEMEQLNIHQMIIDPGFGFSKNLHQNYTLLRELNFLKIIEKPILVGISRKFMIQKIIGDSSQNALNGTTAAHILALQQGAQILRVHDTKEAIEAIAIHNAFLGKLS; encoded by the coding sequence ATGAATCATACCCAACAATCCATTTTTAGTTGTAGAGGAAATTTATTTACGATAAACTATCCTGCGGTAATGGGGATCATAAACCTGACGGATGATTCATTCCATTCAGAGAGCAGGGTTCAAAAAAGAGATGACATCCTTCGTTTGGCAGAAAAACATTTGCAGGATGGCGCTCAAATATTAGACCTTGGTGCCTCTTCTTCAAGGCCCGGATCTTTGCCGGTGGAAGAAGCCTTAGAAACGGATAAGATTCAAAATGCTGTTTTGACCATTTTAAAAGAATGGCCGGAGGCCATCATCAGTGTGGACAGTTGGCGATCCAGTGTCTGTTCTGAAGCCTTGCTTGCGGGTGCGAAAATGGTCAATGACATCTCTGCTGGAAATTTGGATCCGGAAATTCTTGTCGTGGTTGGAAAATACAGATGTCCTTACATCATGATGCACATGAAGGAGAGTCCAAGCACGATGAACCAATCTCACAATCTGGAATATCAAAATCTGACCTCTGAAATCATCCGATACTTTTCTTTAAAAATCAAAGAAATGGAGCAGTTGAACATCCACCAAATGATCATTGATCCTGGCTTTGGTTTTAGTAAAAACTTACATCAGAATTATACTTTGCTCAGAGAATTGAATTTTTTAAAAATTATTGAAAAGCCAATTTTGGTAGGTATCTCCAGAAAATTTATGATTCAGAAAATCATAGGTGACAGCAGCCAGAATGCACTCAATGGTACAACTGCGGCCCATATTTTGGCACTGCAACAGGGAGCGCAAATTTTAAGGGTTCACGACACAAAGGAAGCCATCGAGGCCATTGCCATTCACAATGCATTCCTTGGAAAACTAAGCTAA
- the tsaD gene encoding tRNA (adenosine(37)-N6)-threonylcarbamoyltransferase complex transferase subunit TsaD, which translates to MSVMEDGKILTNVIYNQEIHRKYGGVIPEWASRKHLEAMIPIFRETLDKSNIHKRDLNGIVVTRGPGLMGSLLVGIGFAKSLTLALDIPLIEVNHLEAHVCSLLIEEPKPGFPYLCLTVSGGHTQLVRVNAIGNYKILGGTLDDAAGEAFDKVGKLLGLDYPAGPLIDQLAAKGNPRFKFPVSVMEGYNYSFSGFKTSVLYFLQKEMKANPHFILENLNDLCASIQHTIVEILIRKIDLAMENEGLNHLGIAGGVSANSGLRASILSMAVQKHWKVYFPALQYCTDNAAMIAYLGYQKYLKKLFADEQMMPMPRMPLVSEDY; encoded by the coding sequence ATGTCTGTGATGGAGGATGGAAAAATTCTGACAAATGTTATATATAATCAGGAGATTCACAGGAAGTACGGGGGTGTGATCCCGGAATGGGCATCGAGAAAACACTTGGAGGCCATGATCCCTATTTTTAGAGAGACCCTGGATAAATCAAACATTCATAAAAGGGACCTCAATGGAATCGTAGTGACCAGAGGTCCGGGTCTCATGGGTTCGCTCCTGGTGGGAATCGGTTTTGCAAAATCCTTGACACTGGCTTTAGACATACCCTTGATAGAAGTAAATCATCTGGAGGCCCATGTGTGTTCGTTGCTGATAGAAGAACCCAAACCCGGCTTTCCATATTTGTGTCTCACGGTATCGGGTGGGCATACCCAATTGGTTAGGGTCAATGCCATTGGTAATTATAAAATTCTTGGCGGCACACTGGATGATGCAGCTGGAGAGGCCTTTGACAAAGTAGGTAAATTGTTGGGACTTGATTATCCAGCAGGACCCCTGATCGATCAGCTGGCCGCAAAAGGAAATCCCAGATTTAAATTTCCGGTTTCGGTGATGGAAGGATACAATTACAGTTTTTCAGGATTTAAAACTTCTGTATTGTACTTTTTGCAAAAGGAAATGAAGGCAAACCCTCATTTTATTTTAGAGAACCTCAACGATCTCTGTGCATCGATCCAGCACACGATTGTAGAAATTCTCATACGGAAAATTGATTTGGCGATGGAAAATGAAGGACTCAACCATCTTGGGATTGCTGGTGGGGTCTCTGCCAATTCTGGATTGAGGGCCAGCATTTTGTCCATGGCGGTACAAAAACATTGGAAGGTGTATTTCCCTGCTTTGCAATATTGCACTGACAATGCGGCCATGATTGCTTATTTGGGATATCAGAAGTATTTGAAGAAGCTGTTTGCAGATGAACAAATGATGCCCATGCCCAGGATGCCATTGGTCAGTGAAGATTATTGA